The genomic segment tgtttcATGACTGTTTTCTTACAGATGGCGTGCCTTACATAATGTAGCCCAATGGAACTTGGCTCGCACGGCAGCCATTCCACATTTTCAGAATCTATCTTGTACAGTCATAATCGTCCGATACAAGTATAGATATGCTGTCCTGGCAAATGTTTTGAAGCGTACGAATGAGGATCCAATGTCGTAATATCGTGGAAAGTagcatttcaaagaaatatttcttTCGAACACTTACCTGACAGTCACTTTTGGCATTGTATAAGATTAGCGCTTTTACCATGTAGGCTATTTCTATTTCTAGTTCGCTTGTTTATGAACATTTCATGAACATAGCTTTTCTTAAATTTACCTTTCCGTTCAAGTACAGATagcgttttaaaatttaaattatctGAGTTAATCAGTTTTATATAGTGCGTATGTattcttcaaatatttattccccaaattttgtgaatatttctGGGTTCAGCAAAGATTTGCTTTTATATAAAGTTCTATTTTATGGTTATTGGTAAGGATTTTTGCATGCCACTGTTAACAACGCACAATTTTAGCTCTATTAAAAGTTGTTTCTATGATACAGATAATATTGTGCCGTGTTTTTTAACCTGTAACGGTATTGAAATTACAGGCCATATCTTTTAGTATTTTTACCATTGTTGAAAACCCTAGTCAATGTCAATATATGTGATATATAAGACATGAGTATTGCAATTTCATGTGCAATGAATGTCACAAAACAAACTTACTTGATGAGATTTGATTTGCGGCTGAAAAGTTTTATTACCTATATCAATATATAATTTCagatgaaatacaaaattttatcGTTGACATTAGCAGTATTTTCTTTTGCAGTGAAAAATTAGTTTAGTAGAAAATGTTAAACTGTCACATACATATAGTTGTTAAACTGACATTAGACAAACATTGACTATTCATTATCAGACGGTTAGCACTTATGCATTTGTAACCAATTTGCGAATAATCAGAATACATACTGTTATTATGGAGACGGAATACTTATAATGTCACACTGAAGACATTAAAGCTGGATCATACCATAGGATTTTTTATAGTTCGAGGGAAAAATAAGAAGTATAACAAAATGGTCTAATGCAACACCTTGGCTGCACAAACGGAATAGTCTAGTAAatcgatgaaaataaaaaataaaacaatttggaTATCATCTGGTGTTCTGTACTTGTCTTTACATTTTCATATATGATAACCATTCTGTCTATCATTGATCTAAATGGAAGACGCCCTTATGGTTTTGACATATCTTTGAAGTCGAAGGTGTACAAATCACACAAATCTCTCTTTAGTCGAAGgtatacaaattaaaaaattgtgTACCTTCAACTAAAGAGAAATTTGTGTGATAACACATATATAGTTTGTAAGTCCACAGAGCTAGCCCCCCGCAAAATACAGCTGTTTAAGCCACTTACACATGCTGACGTAGATATCTTGGTATGCATAATCTATTTAATCTTCCTTCTATTGCACACGACACTTGGCGTCACCAAGCCTTTATTTCAGGCTCCTAGTCTCCAGGTTAATTCATTCTTGGCCATGCTTTCGGACTTTTTGTCCACCAGTTTGCACCGTTCAACGTTTGGTCTGTACAGGGATACCTGTCACCCCAGTTCACAAACTCCAACCAGGTCATGCACTGCTGCATGCCACCTAGGCCGAGGTCACCCACCTTACACAACCATTTGGGTACATTCCGTGCTGGGTCCATACAGGGTACCAGTAAGCCCAGATCACCAATTCCAGCAGGGCAGTGCATTGCTGCTGTATGCTACCCAACCAGGAGCCCAAACATTCAAATTCACCACCATTTCACATTGGCACTGCTCGATACACCCGATTTCGCACCATTCCATGCTGAGAATTCCAGGGACACCTGTAACCCCAGATCATGACTCCATCCAAGCTCTGCTGCCGTCACTCGGACCGTGTATTCCCATTTATTCTTCATCCGAGCGAGTCAACTCTGGCAATGATAGTCACCACCCATTTATTCCGGCCAAGCCAGTTAGACAATTAATTACGCATTGCGAATTTCGACGTAGTGTTATGTATGGGTATTATTGTCATTACTTTTTCGGACCAAACAGACACTCATGTCACTTTTACACACCACCATTTCACAGCATTCCATGCTGGGGCCATACAGGGACACGTGTCAACTCAGATCATAACTCCACCTGAGCCGTGCTGCCGTCACTCAGGCCATGAGTTCCCATCTTATCATCTCCAGCCCGATCCAGTGAAATTTGACTATTGTGCGCTACCAGTTCCCATCTTCTCCAGCTGAGCgagtcaactcagcctgtgaGCGTCACCATTATTCATACTTTCTTTTAAAACGCGTATTCCTCCAAACACTTTCATGGGGGTCTCTCCGTCCAGTCTGCTCAATTGTTTCCCTCTTGGGCCGGTCGTTACATTTATCCCATTTAAGTAGGTGGACACCACCGGCCAAGCAGAACCACTTTCACTTTGGGCTCTCCAAAGGTCTGCAAACCCATGTTTGCACCCCAAACGTGGCGGAGACCCCTCGCCCAATCTTTGAGTAGTTTTGTTTACCTTGTTTATTGATGCAGTTCTTTTATCCAGTTAATAGCCTTCACCTTGTTTTTCGACATGGTGTGTATTGGTTGGTAAGTTTCAATCACTTGACTTGTTGGCTATTtaaatgggttttttttatgTTATCATTGCTCGTTTAATTGcttgtatttatttgtttattttctttgcTCTTCATTGagtttcatattaaatattCTATTAGCTCCACATCCTGGATAGTGATGTGTACTTACAAAATTGTATTAATCATTGCAACTCAATAGTCTTGCAGGCTCAAATTTCGTCTATTAAATTTCGGATGAAATATATAACCAACAAATTTCCAGTCACTCGTGAACATTATACTAAAATTGCCATCGAATTATTGCATCAGAGTTTATAATAATTATTCACAGTCCAACCTGGACCAAGtattatatgatattttaccAGTAGAATCCATAGGACCAACCAGGACAGGTGGTAGTTGGTATAGCGTATGAGAATGCTTCGCCTAACAGTAGCCTTCATCTCCTTCGCCGCAGCAGTTCTTGGTACCAAAGCGGTGAGTGTTTGTTTTAGATTATATTTTGCTGATGATATAATGCTAATAGTGGCATGTTTGTTTGGCAAATTTCGAACCATGTAACAGATAGACAAAATGCCTGAGATATATGTCAAAATAAAGGCAACATTTTGGTGATTTTGTcatgctaatcttttgatatataTGATAAAAGTCATTAGAATGTTGACATTCGTTTGTCAGCGACTCGATAACTCTCCTCAATACTTACCATTTGCCAAATGATTGTTAGAGACCAGAATAATTCAAGAACTATTTGTGCTTTTTCCAAGGGAATGATCGATGTCGACGTAAAACAACTTGCAGATATTGTGCAGAAGTTCCAACCAGAAGGTGAACGTAAGTGTATAAATTTGTCACGCACTCAACTATGTAGATTGCAATGTAACACACATGGCTATGAATTCACGATTTCATCAGATGGTTGAACTTTTCACAGTCGACATTCGATGTCATGGGCCAGCGCTTCATGTTATGGTGGTAGAAAAATGAACTTAACGTTGAATGCACCAAggtgacagatattcgaactctcaaaattttacgatttttttttggtttaccACTAGTCTTGTGGGAATTAGTCTGAAGCTGGTGGAGTATCGAAAGTTTTCAcaagcttagttttgtgaaaatcaaccaCTTTAGATTTCACATATCAGTAAAATTTGGTGATTTGTCTTCGCAGTACCAAAATTAACACTAGGAAACGCAacctttgtatttattttgaaagagaatggttgactgCTTGCTTgcggaaagtttgatcaaaagtgtGTCTTGCATTTTCGAGGCGCAGActtccttaaggtagtatgcacctcgaaagtgaaagacttaaacttttgctctaactttccccaaggaatctttcaatcattctctttcaaaatcaagaataaaaacagggagtcaccttgcaaattttggtactagagaaataaattacccaagatttaccgatattagaaattcaaaatgaccgccatccctttgtttactctatggagaaaaataaaaaaattcgaaTTTCGAGAAACTaagccaagagctttaaaatgaaccctcacaagtggtatatcagaagagaatggtaaaagtttgagagtccaaatgtctgtgcccgaggtgcattctaccttaaatgcgAAGCGGCTAATCTGATTGTGGATGTTCTGTTATGTGTTACTGAGAAAGGCATCGTTGCTGTTATGTATCTAGAATGTTCAACATCTGGCCACTTCTTTTGCGAACCACCAACCGATGAAGCTTGTGAAGTTGCCGCAGGATGTATGAGCTTTCAAGCTTGCTCGGAGgtgttttgctcaaaatgtcCCAACCAAGATTCTGAGATTTCTGCCTCGATATGCAAGTCTGTTAACGCCACGCTGAAAATACTGAAGACTGGTAAGTTAACGACTGAGTCGTATTATACGTAGTCGAATCAATTTGTTTTAAGTTTCACGAAGTTGAGGAAAATTAAAGTCTGAAAAGTACACCTTATGAAGAGTACCAGAAAAAGTAATGATACTAATTTGGTCTTAGTTTTTGTCTTATATAGAAATAGACGTGAAAAAGATGCCAAAGTGTCTACTTCGTCCTCATTTGGTTAGGTAAATACAGCCAAAATGTTATCGGTAAACCAAATTAAATGTCTTGAAAGAAAGAGAAGGGATCTACCCATTGATAGTATAGAATTTGCACCGTCCATAAGATTGGAAAAGAAATGCCAGAAACTAAAATCGACATATCGTCATTTTCCTGTAATATTATCTCAAAAGATCGTTTGACAGAtgttgactttgaaaatataaaacaaataccATATCACCGCGATTGATTTTTAGTAAAAACTGCAAATGTATTTTTCCCTAAAAATCAACTTTGAAAAGGTAGTGACTCCGCCTTGTTATCACCACAATAATCAGtcaatatcttttttatttaatAAGTAAACTTACACTGACGAGTTTAACCAGAAATAATATGTGTGGCGAGCATTTTAGAAACAGAGATGTACAAAATAACAATGCTTTCATTACTTATGACTCTTTCCGCAAAGctaaatttgaaatgtaaagttCGTGTGGCAATGGGTgttttaatgtaaattatttaCAAAAGCACCCCAGGAACTTTCATGCTGTGATCACTTTTTTTTACAAAGGTGACTGGGTACCtcacgttgtgagttcgaactcGATTAAGTGACTGGGTATCgcacgttgtgagttcgaacccgattgaaaccaccgtattttctactctgggttgatagctctgcttgtggacagaattgtcccagaggctgtctttcgcccagtttaagcgttgtattcattgcttcgcttcgataaagtttgggTGCTGTGTATGATAGTGAGAatgcgagcgtgagtgcttctcAAACTCTATAGCGTTTGgaagggtcgcagtcagaaaaattgtaacgacTTAGCTCGGCTATTataccaatcttttttgagattggggatttggccgagcgtgGCTTCTTCGCTAgttgactgggtaccgtacgtgaATTCGAACCCGattgtgttatgtaggtcatttaccccacactcatcatgacctgagttcaattagtctagaacattctcaaggtcactgccttaatgacctcacaaccttgaattcaattagtcatgtttggaatgttctggaaagttgattagttgtgtaagagagataattttagaacagtaattagcatgtcaataaaagttctagattgttcttatatgcctttataaaagggacgtgctcagcttccagtcagacttttgggatcgtgtcacttgtgtgttactaaactccagcagtagtcattctcaagacttttcaagaccttcactgtcaacgctggatttatactgtggactttgtgcagcttcaagcctgcagccaaaggactgttcattcatccgactgactgttacaactctgagactggagctttgccgtcccagctgagataagtagtctgtacacttttaaagcttgtactctatccctaacttagcaattagtttattttcgtaataaattttgtttaaacgttaactgctgagttcacccttttgttcgttttctctgcacgtaacaaaattgggggctcgtccgggagacgaatattttgagccgtttgacaacattttgacagccttttcaaaactactgtatactgtgaactcagcgaaatttaatcatggcggaatttaaaccagaggaaatggatgaccttgatcaggacacatttgattccctcagaaaagacgacctcattgcactggccaatttcctcaaagtagaagtcaaaagatctatgcgcaagagggaaatacagtaccgtattgccaaacatctagttgatttaggccaatttgaggaatccaccctgaaagattatgagcccgagtctacctctgaactcagaaaattagaattagaaatgcagacaaatttggagatcaagaaactagaattacaaatggaaaaagagagacaggcattagaaaaagaaaaaatacaaatgcaattagaaatggaagaaagacagagagagaaagataggcaggaaagattagaaatggaagaaagacagagagaaaaagaattgcgattagaagaacagcgattacaggtagaaataaaacgtttagagcttggacagtcaggaaaattcttcccttcagacaagtttgacatcactaagcatttcaggttagttccccctttccaagaaaaggatgttgataaatatttccttcattttgagaaaattgctcagagtctgaattggcctaaggagtcctggtctatgcttttgcagagtgctttggtgggtaaagccagagaaatttacattcagttgtcagtagagcaggcttcaattatgattctgtgaaggaattaattctcaagggctatgagttggtgcctgaagcttaccgtcagaaatttagggattgtgagaaggtgaaagatcaaacctatgttgaatttgctcgaacaaaagaacaactgtttgatcgttggtgctcttctgaaaaggtcagtcagaattatgacaaattacgacagcttgttttgattgaggaatttaaaaggtgcatccggagtgatatcaagacgtttatcaatgaacaaaaggcagatacattagaggttgctgcacgtttggccgatgagtattcattgacccacaaatcttcatttctcagcaaaccatcccagtccttttcatacagaaacaatgcaggtaaatttaactcctcctttccatccaagaatttctcaaaggagagtaggaaatcaaatgacagcagttcacacagttcaagtaacactcccacatcatcagatcccaagtctcaatctccttctgacaaacagttcggtacactttcttgtaattattgtaagaaagacggccatttaatgtcagagtgtttcaaattgaaaagaaaacgtgaaggtcaaagtggtcaaagtggatctaagcccaccggctttatttcttcatcaactcaattagagtctaataatgtgtgtaacacattttctgaggttaaacccctctcatccccaattaatgaggtcaaggtcaattcttctcaagatagcattatgggtattttcgaaccatttattcatgatggttttatatcactttctggtgatttctcttccgctacccctgtcaaaattttaagagataccggggcatccaagtctcttttgttggcagataccctgccgttttctgaaaagtcattttcagttctaaagttcttattaagggggtagattgtaatgactacattcctgttcctctccataatgtctatttgtcttcggactttgtttctggacctgtgactttaggtattaggccttttttgccttttgaaggaattcaccttcttcttggaaatgaccttgctggggacaaggtcattactaatccacttgtgactgataatcctagtttagatcaggatccagagccaattgaacaagagatacccgatttatttccttcatgtgccattactcgagccatgtcaaagaaaacttctgagaatcaagatactctcaaaataatgtcacagatgttgacttaaatgacacctttctcagtcaggtgtttgacacggatcatttcgttatccctcgtggatttgaaacttccagtaaaacttctgctgaccaaagtcagacattttctagatcaaatctcattgcagaacaacacaaagacccagatattttgtctttgtttgacagggtagatgatgaagataaaacttcagatagctctgtttcctattatacaaaatctggtattctcatgcgtaaatggagacctccagatgttttggttgatgacgattgggctataaaacatcaaattgtggttccaaagccctaccgtgctgaaatattgcgcctggcccatgaaaccccctgggctggtcacttaggagtcaggaaaacttatcataaaattctcagtcacttttattggcctaatctcaggcaggatgtagcacatttctgtaaaacttgtcacacatgtcaaatggtaggaaagccaaatcaaaccattccaaaggcccctttacagccaattcctgcatttcaagaaccatttagtaggattctaatagactgtgttgggcccctaccaaaaacaagatcaggaaatgagtacatgttgacaattatgtgtacatcaactcggttcccagaagccataccactgagaaacataaagacaaagactatagtgagagctttagtcaaatttttcactttatttggcctccctaaatgtgtccaatccgatcaaggctccaactttatgtctggtatttttcaacaagtaatggatcagctaggcattaaacagtacaggtcatccgcctatcatccagaaagtcagggtgctcttgagcgatttcatcaaactttgaaaaacatgattaggacttactgttttgacacagagaaacagtgggatgaaggaattcattttttgctctttgctgttagagagtcaattcaggagtctcttggttttagcccatttgagcttgtatttggacatacagtccgtggcccacttaagctcgttaaagagaaattcctatcagacgatgatgattgtctgaatattttgcaatatgtgtcagattttcgtacaaaactctctaaagcatgtgaattagccagagaaaatcttgagtcatctcagcagtcaatgaaaaccaaatatgaaaaagcacctcaaaacggaagtttaaaccaggtcaaaaagttcttgttctacttccaattcctggcaaaccactccatgctcgttacttgggccatacctaattgataagaaattgagtgatttaaattacatcaaataacacctgacaggcgaaaacaaaaacagctatgtcacataaatatgcttaagccatatttggatagggataatcctactataactcagcctgtcagtgcagtcagttcaaaccattatgaagatagtgatactgaaactgacttgagtgaaaatactctaaactcaaagctgggctcggtcaagcttcagaactcagaaatcctggagaagctggagtctacaaagttggcacacctccagccagaacaacaacaacaggtgaaagaactgctccacgaatataaacacctgtttcaagatgttccaacgaggacaaacgtcatctatcacgacgttgatgttggggacagtaagcctgtaaaacaacatccatacagactgaatccaacaaaagcgaaatatctccaggaagaagtcaaatacctgctggacaatgactttattgaacccagtaaaagtaactggagttcgccgt from the Ptychodera flava strain L36383 chromosome 2, AS_Pfla_20210202, whole genome shotgun sequence genome contains:
- the LOC139122145 gene encoding uncharacterized protein yields the protein MRMLRLTVAFISFAAAVLGTKAGMIDVDVKQLADIVQKFQPEGEQCSTSGHFFCEPPTDEACEVAAGCMSFQACSEVFCSKCPNQDSEISASICKSVNATLKILKTGVIDFNVTGATLYQKYVATSILFTNEFDVCGDGRIVCDEVKGGCVGFDDACNDDGDDCVCGLQETVFAMKLFLTPEGGPFY